A genomic stretch from Thauera sp. GDN1 includes:
- a CDS encoding Crp/Fnr family transcriptional regulator: protein MSSHKPPAVDTQDFLARFAPFNMLDDRERARIQAGARPIHAARGELLLQQDDCPRGVYLVLSGRVKCFVLSPSGGEKIVNLGEPGGFFGEDAALLNRPHIVNAQAMCASELLLVPTVILRETMVSSPAFSVSMAMRLAMANYDLLATMQMQLQMSGTQRVAHYLTRLAPDDAERCEIRLDIDKQTIAAQLNLTPETLSRILSQLTREGMIQPRGRRGIVLSKLSELRSCAAH from the coding sequence ATGAGCAGCCACAAGCCCCCCGCCGTCGATACCCAGGACTTTCTGGCCCGCTTCGCGCCGTTCAACATGCTCGACGACAGGGAGCGCGCCCGCATCCAGGCCGGCGCCCGCCCGATCCACGCCGCGCGCGGGGAACTGCTGCTGCAGCAGGACGACTGTCCGCGCGGGGTCTATCTGGTGCTGTCCGGGCGGGTGAAATGCTTCGTGCTGTCGCCCTCGGGCGGCGAGAAGATCGTGAATCTGGGCGAACCGGGCGGCTTCTTCGGCGAGGACGCGGCCCTGCTCAACCGTCCCCACATCGTCAATGCGCAGGCGATGTGCGCCAGCGAGCTGCTGCTGGTGCCGACCGTCATCCTGCGCGAGACCATGGTGAGCTCGCCGGCGTTTTCGGTGTCGATGGCGATGCGCCTGGCGATGGCCAACTACGACCTGCTGGCGACGATGCAGATGCAGCTGCAGATGAGCGGCACGCAGCGCGTGGCACATTACCTCACCCGCCTGGCCCCGGACGATGCCGAGCGCTGCGAGATCCGCCTCGACATCGACAAGCAGACCATCGCCGCCCAGCTCAACCTCACCCCCGAGACCCTGTCGCGCATCCTGTCGCAGCTCACCCGCGAGGGCATGATCCAGCCCCGCGGCCGGCGCGGCATCGTGCTCAGCAAGCTGTCCGAGCTGCGCAGCTGCGCAGCGCACTGA